The Kluyveromyces marxianus DMKU3-1042 DNA, complete genome, chromosome 6 genome window below encodes:
- the TRS33 gene encoding Trs33p: MSSANTHHDASESPEQIERRRIIEQFLLFQESLPKVNVLSYQWLLNEMIPMSMAVEHNLGSMDDSSSTSSQEEEDRAEALADDVSKVSLNKVDYVPSHKLIQELYNANDEQRERVYERLFKIGKGIGSKITELLIFSNNPNLSFSHMDTLGMVRFICKEVWKLLYGKQIDNLKTNHRGVFYLFDYEFEPIQNFSIDDDEEKLLKMVAPYVQVPLGVISGILTSLGVPEDELSVSFSYTDIPDNKKKPLGQFPKGLNFNIQINQFQQNPDA, from the coding sequence ATGTCATCTGCTAATACACACCATGATGCGTCAGAGTCTCCAGAACAAATAGAGAGACGGAGAATAATAGAGCAATTCTTACTGTTCCAAGAATCTTTGCCCAAAGTCAATGTGCTATCCTATCAATGGCTTTTGAATGAGATGATCCCTATGTCCATGGCTGTGGAGCACAATTTGGGGAGCATGGATGATAGCTCTAGTACAAGTTCtcaagaggaagaggacCGGGCAGAAGCTCTAGCTGATGATGTGAGCAAAGTGTCGCTAAACAAAGTGGATTATGTTCCATCCCATAAACTGATACAAGAGCTATATAATGCGAATGATGAGCAACGGGAAAGGGTTTATGAACGACTATTCAAGATTGGGAAAGGGATTGGGAGTAAAATTACAGAGCTTCTCATATTCAGCAATAATCCAAACCTTTCGTTCAGTCATATGGATACACTTGGCATGGTACGGTTCATTTGCAAGGAGGTCTGGAAGCTACTATATGGGAAACAGATAGATAACCTAAAGACGAACCATCGTGGTGTCTTTTACCTCTTTGACTACGAGTTCGAGCCTATTCAAAACTTCTctattgatgatgatgaagaaaagttgttgaagatggtgGCACCTTATGTGCAGGTACCATTGGGGGTTATCTCTGGTATTTTGACTTCTTTGGGAGTGCCAGAAGATGAACTCTCTGTATCATTCTCATACACAGATATTCCGGAtaataagaagaagccaTTGGGTCAGTTCCCAAAGGGTTTGAACTTCAATATCCAAATAAACCAGTTCCAACAGAATCCAGACGCGTAA
- the BZZ1 gene encoding Bzz1p, with translation MSESISIGNEIKDGYEETQKWVQNNIKWLSTVGSFYRERAKLEKEYSEKLSQLTKEYFSKKSAETVALSVGNTPAITPGSLESASQVTWNEVLTQSELMAKDHDKFANDITIYICEQLRTLTVRCEMLFSKAERLNQEVVDRKDTCYNNLEKAKKKYYDACQAMETMRSKSAKYSSEKAQKKLSEKEHEMNICKNQYLVKINQANRVKDKYYFQDVPEILDILQDLNESRVAMINLIWKKAGDLERDFHKRVETRLDAVDSVIVKNKPHLDSSMFIKHNIKNWNEPKDFLYEPSSVWHDDEHFVIKSQAELQDLRLRLAKAQQQLEESHSLTESEKVALGKLHTAKSEMKSKDSFDPMKLQDTLKEYIIAVQKFTALENKKLESEVEVESIQNNVQDESVLDISDVDLSKTEKKNGLFGLFKKSTSNNIAAASDAASMVSEETHKSKNSNRFSVFKRNGHGSTSHGGAGSASVVDNDDNVSTITTPSSSHSHSAGSGNAVKGKVLYTYEKGDTDEVSVTSGAIVTVVNKDAGNGWSLIRLDSGEQGLVPQSYIEVQSGSSSRRAPPKAPQPRKSSHKTMTAAYAYQSQGADELSLSVGDKVKVLKADEGNGWTYGELNGQRGLFPTAYCT, from the coding sequence ATGAGTGAGAGTATATCAATTGGtaatgaaattaaagatgGTTACGAGGAGACGCAAAAGTGGGTGCAAAACAACATAAAGTGGCTTTCCACAGTCGGATCCTTTTATCGTGAGAGAGCGAAGTTGGAAAAGGAGTACAGCGAGAAACTCAGTCAATTAACGAAAGAGTACTTCTCTAAGAAGAGTGCTGAAACTGTTGCGCTGTCTGTAGGAAATACACCAGCAATCACTCCTGGATCTCTTGAGAGTGCTTCTCAAGTGACATGGAATGAGGTTTTAACGCAAAGTGAATTGATGGCTAAAGATCATGATAAATTCGCCAATGATATAACTATCTATATTTGCGAGCAATTGAGGACTTTGACTGTGCGCTGTGAGATGCTATTTTCGAAAGCTGAGCGTTTGAATCAGGAAGTTGTAGATCGTAAGGATACATGTTATAACAACTTGGAGAAagcgaagaagaaatattatgATGCATGCCAGGCTATGGAGACGATGAGATCCAAGAGTGCCAAATACAGCTCGGAAAAGGCGCAGAAGAAACTTTCAGAAAAGGAGCACGAAATGAACATCTGTAAGAACCAGTATTTGGTCAAAATTAACCAGGCGAATAGAGTGAAGGACAAATACTATTTCCAAGACGTTCCAGAGATTTTAGATATCTTACAGGACTTGAACGAATCTCGAGTTGCGATGATCAATCTAATCTGGAAAAAGGCCGGGGATCTGGAAAGAGACTTCCACAAGAGGGTTGAAACGAGACTCGATGCCGTTGACTCGGTGATTGTCAAGAATAAGCCACACTTGGATTCTTCCATGTTCATCAAGCACAATATCAAGAATTGGAACGAACCAAAGGATTTCCTTTACGAACCATCAAGCGTATGGCATGATGATGAGCACTTTGTAATCAAATCCCAAGCTGAGTTGCAAGACTTGAGATTGAGATTGGCAAAAGCTCAGCAACAGTTGGAAGAATCACACAGTCTTACCGAGTCGGAAAAGGTTGCCTTGGGTAAATTACACACGGCAAAGAGTGAGATGAAGAGCAAAGACTCATTTGATCCAATGAAGTTGCAGGACACTCTAAAGGAATACATAATTGCTGTGCAGAAATTCACCGCTttagaaaacaagaagcttGAATCCGAAGTCGAAGTGGAGAGTATTCAGAATAACGTCCAAGATGAATCAGTCTTGGATATATCCGACGTCGACTTGTcgaaaacagaaaagaaaaatggtctctttggtttgttcaagaaatccACCAGCAATAATATCGCTGCTGCCTCAGATGCCGCATCGATGGTATCTGAAGAGACCCATAAAtccaaaaattcaaacCGATTCTCAGTGTTCAAAAGGAACGGACATGGTTCCACATCCCATGGCGGCGCTGGATCAGCATCTGTGGTAGATAACGATGACAATGTGTCTACCATTACCACACCCTCTTCCTCCCATAGCCACAGTGCGGGCTCCGGGAACGCAGTCAAGGGCAAAGTTTTATACACCTACGAAAAGGGCGATACAGATGAGGTGTCTGTCACTAGCGGTGCAATTGTGACAGTAGTGAACAAAGATGCTGGAAATGGATGGTCCCTCATTAGACTCGATTCAGGCGAACAGGGCCTAGTGCCTCAATCATACATAGAAGTACAATCGGGCTCTTCATCTAGACGAGCACCACCAAAGGCTCCTCAGCCAAGAAAAAGCTCACACAAGACCATGACAGCTGCATATGCCTACCAGTCGCAAGGTGCAGATGAgctttctctctctgttGGTGATAAAGTCAAAGTATTAAAGGCAGACGAAGGAAATGGATGGACTTATGGAGAACTGAATGGCCAACGTGGACTTTTCCCAACCGCCTATTGTACGTGA
- the DMA2 gene encoding ubiquitin-conjugating protein DMA2 translates to MAGTGVNDNVNGAGWRRGSGLGTILSTFGIRQGASGSGGVSSGTDNGMMEVSGRAMPIDIGRERSQARDINSDASMTVPGAAGGGVNNENNHNNNNNNNSNTNTTHTNNTNTHTNNNVNINNNNTHISNNILGTTPLDYSEHPAHGGPSSVPGGPQNTELSSSHLPINLVLGQIDTNGSTSNSQLDQMPLTSPPIQASGMQNGHFLKNVHHFIYPAVRPAAAPALHLDFPNDWPKPEPVEDETVRLRKDKNGLFTLRLTAFIDNPTAGVPGFYFDPIVRTAGPGSQLVIGRYTEKVREAISTIPEAFHPAVFKSKVVSRTHGVFKVDDRGNWFVKDVKSSSGTFLNHHRLSPASTMSKDYLLKDGDILQLGLNFRGGAEEIYRCVKMRVELNKSWRKKANAFNKEAIQKLKELQKMATGTEFEDCSICLSKIKPFQAVFIAPCSHSWHYQCVRRLVSSTYPQFVCPNCRAICDLEADLDSEGEDDDEFVDDDVYIPNEPCDHSGGISSGNDDSEASIPNGNHVRSATPGLDEDFLEEEDIQMMN, encoded by the coding sequence ATGGCAGGTACGGGCGTTAATGATAATGTTAATGGTGCCGGGTGGAGACGTGGGTCTGGTCTTGGGACGATTTTGAGTACGTTTGGGATTCGGCAAGGAGCGTCTGGGAGCGGAGGAGTGAGTTCTGGGACGGATAATGGGATGATGGAGGTGAGTGGGCGGGCCATGCCGATTGACATTGGGCGGGAGCGTTCGCAGGCGCGGGATATAAATTCTGATGCGTCTATGACAGTGCCTGGAGCAGCTGGCGGTGGTGTCAACAACGAgaataatcataataataataataacaataacagtAACACTAATACTACACACactaataatactaatacacacactaataataatgtcaATAttaacaataacaacacGCATATCAGTAACAACATTTTGGGAACCACGCCACTGGACTATTCAGAACATCCAGCGCATGGTGGGCCATCTTCAGTGCCTGGGGGCCCCCAGAATACAGAGTTGTCATCCAGTCATTTGCCGATAAACCTCGTGTTGGGCCAGATCGATACAAATGGCAGCACTTCTAACAGTCAGCTCGACCAGATGCCGCTAACTTCACCGCCCATTCAGGCTAGTGGCATGCAGAATGGacattttttgaaaaatgtcCACCATTTCATATACCCAGCAGTGCGGCCCGCAGCGGCACCAGCTTTGCACTTAGACTTCCCAAACGATTGGCCCAAGCCGGAGCCCGTAGAGGATGAGACAGTGAGGTTACGTAAGGATAAGAACGGGTTGTTCACATTGAGACTAACTGCGTTTATAGATAATCCGACGGCGGGCGTCCCGGGCTTTTACTTTGATCCAATAGTAAGAACTGCTGGTCCAGGTTCACAGTTGGTCATCGGAAGGTACACAGAGAAAGTTAGAGAAGCTATTTCCACTATCCCAGAAGCGTTCCATCCAGCAGTCTTCAAAAGCAAAGTCGTGTCTAGAACACACGGCGTTTTCAAAGTGGACGATAGGGGAAACTGGTTCGTTAAAGACGTGAAGTCTTCCTCAGGTACCTTCCTAAACCACCACCGCTTGTCGCCAGCTTCAACAATGTCCAAGGACTACTTGCTAAAAGATGGTGATATTTTACAACTCGGTTTGAATTTCCGTGGTGGAGCTGAAGAGATTTACAGATGCGTGAAGATGAGGGTAGAACTCAATAAGTCATGGAGAAAAAAGGCAAACGctttcaacaaagaagCGATTCAGAAACTAAAAGAATTGCAGAAAATGGCTACTGGTACAGAGTTCGAAGATTGTTCGATCTGCTTGTCCAAAATTAAGCCGTTCCAAGCCGTATTCATCGCCCCTTGCTCCCACAGTTGGCATTATCAATGTGTTCGTCGTCTTGTTTCAAGTACGTACCCTCAATTTGTTTGCCCAAACTGTAGAGCAATTTGCGATTTAGAAGCAGACTTGGATAGCGAAGGTGAGGACGATGACGAGTTTGTCGATGATGACGTGTATATTCCAAATGAACCTTGTGATCATAGTGGAGGGATATCTTCAGGGAACGATGATAGTGAAGCCTCTATTCCAAATGGAAATCATGTCAGATCAGCCACTCCAGGacttgatgaagattttctagaagaagaagatatacaaatgatgaactaa